In Calliopsis andreniformis isolate RMS-2024a chromosome 6, iyCalAndr_principal, whole genome shotgun sequence, the genomic window TATTGCAAAAGTACCTATgcatgaaattaattttcttgTGTATCTACTCACATGTAGCAGATCGATCCATTTTAAATAACGGTGGTGTGTTAAATTGTGCACGTACTTCATGACATTCCTCTCTCCATCCTCTTAATGTTACAAATTTTCCACCTGCACGCCATTCCCTTAGAACTTCATCTACACGGGCACTTCTTTCGGCATAGTCTCGAAATGCAGGGTTTAATTGCACATATTCAGGATGTACTTGAAATACCTTTAAAGttgttaataattaattaacatAAGAGTTTTTTTAGAAAGTAACAAATTTGACAGATAAAAATTCTTATTAAATCTGTGTCAACTATACATATGAGCCTCTTACTCATATTTTTGGTATTTCAAAATTATAATTACCTCTGGATAATTTAGCAATTCCTTCATTACGTCAGGGCGAACAAGACCAACTTGTTGCCCATCTACAACAAAAGCTCTGCATTCTCCTGCATGAAACCCTAAAAGATTTGATAAATTAAAAGATATTGTTTTTGCTAAACATTCTTTAGTATTCCATCATTACTTAAAATATACCTTTGTTTTTCATTATATGTATTCCATATATTGTATCTGCTAATATCACATTaaaaaacataaagtacaaatatataaaaatattggtTTTAAAGGAAAAAAATGAAATGAGATTTAAACGTTTTTATTAATACAAAAACACAGTACAATAACACAGATTATATTATAGTCAAATATTAAAGAATAATATATACAAAATTGTATAATAACTAAAGGTCATatgtattatttttcttttttctaaacTGCATAAGGGAACTAATTCTAAAGGATTATCAAATACAATTGTATGACATACATATCACTGATGTCTACTTTAgtaaatacatatatgtatatgtatacaatcAACTAtccaaaatatttattattggaAAAAAGCTAGATCAGGTATACGATGGGAGGAAAGGGTCCGCGGAAAGGAGCATCGCGAAAGTCATTCATGTCTCTATGAAAGAAAAACATATTCTCATTATCTTGTAGAAAATATGATGAACGAATACACAACAGAGTCGAAATCAATATCTCAGTAGACAGGACGGAAAGCCACGCATTTCTATGCACTATTCGTAGTACAATCATGCAATTGAACTGCGTATAAAATGAGTGCGCATTAGACAAAACGGTTTCACTTACCTGACAGGTAAAAGCAATTAAATTTATTGGCAAGTTTCAATAAGCGTGACATCGGTTTCTTATCACTATCCGTCATGATGTTTCGCTGTCGTTAGCCAGCTGTGACAAAAAATTCCGAGCATAGAACATAAGATACGTCAGAACTCAAGCTTCACAAGATTTCTGAGCATAAACGTTGGTCCAACTAAAACTACACTGTGCTTTGTGATTGGTTAACAACTTTGCTACCAAATGCTGCCAAAAGTTTTTTTACAAATGCATAGATAAGAGCCAAATTTATTCCTTATATAAACAATGAAATATGTAGGCttttaacgtacaataaaaagatAAAGCACTAATGAAGTTTATGTGACAGTCTGAATTAATTGAATGTTTGATCCTGAATGAatttgattgaagatcgataaatagatattttttaaacaaaagttAACCGAACTTAAGATGTCAAGAAACGTTAACGCCCGCAATATTTGACATTCAAGATAAGCTGAtaagattttttaaaaattagaaattctCAGTTCTatatatcaattaataattattatttgatcAAAGAAAGTGTGTTTCTTAGATCTTTTAACTTTCTTAAATTACCTGGATTTAAAGTTGTTCAGCAAAATTACTCACTTATCAGTTAAGTGCTGCACCCAAATTGTGTTAAATGGCTCCAAGAGATAGCGCTCAAAACGCAGAGCACAGTGTTTACTTGTGAAGACCACGATTTTGTTGTATGGTAATTGAATTATAGTTAAAATGAAGGTGAAAAAGTCGGTGAAAAAGGTAGCAAAAATGCCTGAGTCTTCAGAATCCGAGTCGGAACACTACAGTTCAGATGAAGAAGTAAATATCATtcatatttcaatttaattatCAAACATCATCTTCTAACCTCTCTTTCTTCACGTGAATAGTTACAAGAAGCGTTTGCCAAGGGTTTACTACAGCCTGGTCTTAATAAAGTAATTGAGGAGACGAAAAAAGTGCACAAAAATAGTGTAGTAAGTATGATAAGATAGCAAATAAGATAGTAATACAGAAGTGGTAAGAGAGTGATGACTACAATCTTTTCTAGAGTCTTATGCAACGAAAATTAgaggaaattaaattaaaactgcCATGGGTAGAAAGATTAGATATGACTAATGCACCTGCACCTCTAGCGCCAGAATTGGCGTTACAAATGCAGGAGCAAGAAGTGAAAAGAGCAAAGCAGTTGCAAGGAAATAAGAAATTACCTCAGTATGATCCAGCAGATGATCCTGTGCTAAATGATTTTCGTAGGGAAATAATGTTTCATAGACAAGCACAAGGTGCTGTTGTGGATGGTATTGTTCGTTTGAAAAAACTAGGACTCCCAACGATTAGGCCTGAAGATTACTTTGCTGAAATGGCAAAATCTGATGCCCACATGCAGAAAGTCAGAGAAAATCTAATGAAGAAACAGGTGGTAACACAAAGGGCAGAGAAGGCTAGAGCACTCAGACAACAGAAGAAAATAGGAAAGCAAATGCAAATACAAGCAACCCTGCAGAAACATGCAGAAAAGAGGAAATTAATGGAGGAAGTTAAGAAGTATCGCAAGGGTGTAAGGAAGGACCTTGATTTCCTAGATGATAAGAAGAAACCTCAGAATAAAGTAAATCAAAAGGTAGTAGCAAGACGAAAAATGAGGGATGCTAAGTATGGTTTTGGCGGAAAGAAACGTGGAATGAAGAAAAATACGAGGATGAGTTCCGCGGATGTATCAGAGTACAAGAGGCCATCCAAACCAGGAAAAGATCTGaagaaaaaaggagaaaaatcGAAGCAGAGATTAGGGAAAAATCGTAGGGTACAAATGAAAGCAAAGAAGAGACGACAATAGATGTAGTGTActttaatgaaattaaaataatgtattttataagaCCAAATGACCCGAGCATTCATACACTTGTAAAATAAACCATTTGTCTAATAAATGAGATACTTTCGTTACCtttgattttttaataaaatgttcCGTAATTTCGATTCGTTGACATTACtaaagaacaattgcaaccagtctcaacAAAAGAATTTTATCACGTATGTGACTATGTTCAAACGAGATCAAATTTCCAAGGGGGGAGAATGTGAAAATATGAATTGAATGAATAGATGAATAGTATCAGCTTATATGAATAGTACCGTTCCACGTGGAATTAATGTCTAAAAGCATAACGTATTACTCTTGCTTGATGTAATAGATCGTTCTATTTAATGTTTCATTGAATTATTAGATAAAAGTACCTAGATGGAATGGAACGAGCGATAACAGTATAGATACTATAGACATATGAATCAGTTTCCACATTATATGTTGATATTGCAGGAATATTTAGCATCTGTCGTCCATTAGATTACCCGTTGTACGTCGCCTGTTACATGCATAGGAACGCGATTACACCGCAAATTACATGCACCCTCACGTTTGCTCTCATGTCGAAATACACGTGCATACAGTACCTTTACTTCAGTCCAATTGGTGCTCGATTCTCTGTAGTTATTTGTATACAGGTTTATCCCCCTTCGTGTCGAGGTGCCCAATATGAAGCAATTTCCACTTCAAGTTATAATTACGCATGATATCCCTATTATTTTTTGCAGTTCTACAGGGCGTATAATTAAAagttttcaaatactcaaatttcgttTCAATTTCTCGATTCTATAAATTTTTTATAACgtagaaatttttttaaaaataaaaaatgcgtTACAAATTATACTTTCATACTCAAGCATACATCCATGTGCAATAAACTAGAAACTCAACTGAAAATTACAATCTGAAATTTATATCTCTATAAAACAACGAGTTTCATCTCCAAAGAGTTACTGAAAatatgatattattagtattaacaaAACAGTGATATTAGAAATAACGAAGCAAGGTATCAGAACTGcaaaatattttctattcttACATTAATACATAATTGTTATCACAGAAAATTTTGGTAAGCCTACATATAGTATAGGAGATCCTCCCAAATTACAATAGAAAGGAACCGTGGTCGATTTGCTTCTTTAATACGCCCACAGTTTATAGAAGATCCCATCATCGCATATGGATGCACATACACCCACGAATACGCGCAACCATCGATGCGTTGGATCCTCGAGGAGGGTCTGGATGGTCAGCAGAATATGGGATAACACGCGTGATTGGGTTCCGAGTGTACTATACTTGTTATTTGGTGAGTGGAAATACCGCCGATCGAGCCGCACGCATAAAGCCCCTCCATTCGTGCGCATTCACGTGCACGGGGCCATGTATGTGtataaattttttttacaatagcCCCgagttattgtatttaaatcCAGGAGCGCTCTTGCATTGTCCTCTGTTTCGTCTGACGCGGACACGAAAGCTCTGGGAATCTGCACTCCAGGTAACAGCTGTTTTCGAGGATATCGCGAACGCATTTTCCACATTTTTATCTTGCACCGTTCCACCAATTACGCGAACGTTCGTTTACGCTCGCCCCCACCTCCTACCTCCGAAGtataattttgatttttgttcaagaacTCAGTTAGTCAAAGGAACGTTCTTCTGCGTTCGCGACTGAAACTTCCGTTCTGAACTTTCCTTGGAAGGGGAAAACTATTTATCATGGAAGGAGTTACACCCTTTCTTACAAACTTAATACCCTTAACAAGCTACGTCTCATGTACGCAGTTGTTAAAACTTTTTTGATCCTGGTAAGAATGCCTCTGTAATCTGGCGCTGTAGTTTCTCGTTATTGAAATATAGAAAGACGTCTAGAGATTGGAGAAGTTGATACTGTTTGTTGAACGATGGAAATAATTAGTCAAGACATATGAGATTATAAAGCACAGGTTGCAAACGTAATGTGGTCTGGATTGCTACTTACGTCAGTATTTTATTTTGGTCTGACCAAAAGATACAGTATCGAAGCATGAAGATGTAATTGTTAGAGGAGCTTGGATCGTTAATTAACAACACGATATGACAAGTGGGC contains:
- the LOC143180508 gene encoding putative rRNA-processing protein EBP2 homolog: MKVKKSVKKVAKMPESSESESEHYSSDEELQEAFAKGLLQPGLNKVIEETKKVHKNSVSLMQRKLEEIKLKLPWVERLDMTNAPAPLAPELALQMQEQEVKRAKQLQGNKKLPQYDPADDPVLNDFRREIMFHRQAQGAVVDGIVRLKKLGLPTIRPEDYFAEMAKSDAHMQKVRENLMKKQVVTQRAEKARALRQQKKIGKQMQIQATLQKHAEKRKLMEEVKKYRKGVRKDLDFLDDKKKPQNKVNQKVVARRKMRDAKYGFGGKKRGMKKNTRMSSADVSEYKRPSKPGKDLKKKGEKSKQRLGKNRRVQMKAKKRRQ